Genomic DNA from Budorcas taxicolor isolate Tak-1 chromosome 5, Takin1.1, whole genome shotgun sequence:
actttctgccataagggtggtgtcatctgcatatctgaggtgattgatatttctcctggcaatcttgattccagcttgtgcttcttccagcccagtgtttctcatgatgtactctgcatataagttaaataagcagggggacaatatacatccttgacgtactccttttcctatttggaactagtctgttgttccatgtccagttctaactgttgcttcctgacctgcatacagatttctcaagaggcaggtcaggtggtctggtattcccatctctttcagaattgtccacagtttattgtgatccacacagtcaaaggctttggcatagtcaatcaagcagaaatagatgttttttctggaactcttgctttttcgatgatccagaggatgttcgcaacttgatctctggttcctctgccttttctaaaacgagcttcaacatctggaagttcgtggttcacgtattgctgaagcctggcttggagaattttgagtattactttgctagcctgtgagatgagtgcaatagtgcagtagtttgaacattctttgccattgcctttctttggtattggaatgaaaactgaccttttccagtcctgtggccactgctgagttttccaaatttgctggcatattgagtgcagcactttcacagcatcatctttcaggatttgaaatagctcaactggaattccatcacctccactagctttgttcgtagtgatgctttctaaggccgacttgacttcacattccaggatgtctggctctaggtgagtgatcataccattgtgattatcttggtcttgaagatcttttttgtacagttcttctgtgtattcttgccacctcttcttaatatcttttgcttctgaacAGTCCTACTTTATGTCAAATTCTTATTAATCAGCCCTTATCTATCATTAGACAAAAATATCCCCAAGCTTTTGTTATacattatatggatgatatttTATTGACTCATCCAGATAATCAGTTATTGCACTATATATTTTTAGACACTCAAAATATATTGAAAGAATTTGGCTTAATAATTGCCCtggataaaatacagaaaataattatttgggATACATTCTTAATCGTCATACAGTATCTTCTCAAAAGATACAAATTAGAACTGATCACCTTGATACTCTGAATGACTTGCAAAAATTATTAGGAGATATTAATTGGTTATGACCTACactgggtatctctaattatgCTTTgacaaatttatttaataaattttatttaatactctAAAAGGAGATACAGATCTCAACAGTCCATGAACACTTACAGCTGAAGCCAATCAAGAATTACAAGAAATGAATCAAAGCATACAAGAAAAACAGTTATCTTGAATTGATATTCAACAACCTTTAACTGCTTTAATTATGCCTAAACCTCATTCCCCTACAGGAATAATATGGCAAAATGAATTTATCAGAATTTATAATTAGAATGGGTATTTTAAccccataaacaaacaaaattattgaCTACCTATGTAGACTTATtagtaaattgatttttaaattgaggaCTCTTATTCGACAAGTTTCAGGATATGATCCCAAATATATAGTAGTTCCTTTGGCTAAAGATCAGATAGAATGACTTTTTCCACAAAGCGTGGAATGGCAGATAGCATTATCTGATTTTATTGGTACAATTGATTGTCATTACCCATCttctaaattaatcaattttcttaaaaaacaagcTTAACTAGATGCCATAATTACTGTCCTATCAGACATTCTAATACCCATTAATAGTATCTCAGATTCTCAATATGCTGTTAAGGTAACTTTCCAGATAGAAACTATTCATATTCCTGTCTTGGACTTTCCCATTCTTCAATTATTTTCGAAATTACAAGATATAGTTAGGAATTGACAATTTCCATTTCATATTACTCATATCTGCTCTCATTCTCAATTACCAGAACCTTTATCAGAAGGTAATGACCAGATTGGTATTAAATTAACTACATTCCTTACTCCCACTCAGTTTCATGATTTAACTTACATTAATGTCAGAGGATTACAACACTGATTTCAGTTATCCTGACAagctaaaaatattgtttttcaatGCCCTACCTGTCAAACTTCTACAGTAGTGCCCATGAATCAGGAATGCATAAATCCCTGTGGATTATATCCTAATGACTTATGGCAAACTGATGTTACTCATATGCCCTGTTTGGTAATTAAGGTTTAATACATGTTTCCATTGACACATATTCTGGAATGATTTTTGCTTCAGTTAATAACAGAGAGTCAACTGCTCAATGTATCCCTCACTTACGACAAGCTTTTGCCTATATGGGCctaccaaaaactataaaaactgaCAACGGGACTTCTTATAAAAGTcatatctttcaaaaatttttagcTGACTGGTCTGTACAGACATTTCTTATAATCCTCAAGGACAAGCCGTCATCAAACGTACCCACTGAACTTTAAAACTTACActacaaaaaaaaaggggggagaaCAGTATGGCTTGGGACCTGTTTCCCCTAAGGATAAAATAGCTCTAGCTCTTTTTACTCTAAGTTTTTTGGACATAAGGGCCATATGAGAAACCAGCAGCTGAGGTTCACTGAAACTTTTCACAACAGACTAAAGATACTTCCCTTAAAGTTCCTTCCTTATAGGAGGTTTGGCAAAAAATATTGTGGGAAGAGGACAGGGAACGGAAGCAGGGTGTCATGCTTAAATAAGGAAGAGGGGATGCTCTTGTCTTAATAGAGGAAAATGAACACCGATGGATCCTGAGGAGGAGAATCTggtactggaaagaaaaaaaacatgattTGATATAGACCCACCCTCCCGACCTCGGACGCCTGCCATGCCGTACCTTACATTAGAACTTGGGCCTGCCAAGACCAAGCGAACATGAACTGCTACAATACCCACTTGGGGTCAGATAAAGAAGTTATCACAGGAAGCTGAGAGCCTAGTTCATCATCATGGCCTTCCAAAAACATCTGCCAATCTACTACTGGCTATGGTAACCCTTATCACAGTGTCGGTAAGTGTTCAAGCTGATTCCAGTCATTATTGGGCATATATTCCCAATCCTCCTTTATTAAGACCCATTACATAGGAAGATTCAGTATTCCTATATTTGTCAATGATTCAGCCTGGCTTTCCTGGTCCTTATGATCAAAGCCTTCCTttacaaaaggaagaagaaggacGATctctaaaaaattatacaataaGAACAGACAGCACATCCATTTGTATAGGATTTGGAGAATTCTGTTTAAAGATAGGATTCCAGGGATGGCTCTCTATTGTAGAAAAGCCTGGAGAGAATAAGAACACTTTTTTCTTATTAACAGCACttacttttaaagaaagagaaaattccaCCATACATTATAGTCCTCCTAATCTTCCAGGCTATGCTTTAAGAATAGGACATGGTGTGGATGGAGGACTGGATCCAGTGGAAAAATGGTAGACGGTCTGAAGGTCATCTGTTACTAAATACTTCTGAGGGACAGACTATAGATTGGGGCCCTAGAGGAACCCCTAAGATTAAAGGAACAAATATCTCTAGTCCATGGATATATCATAATGACACACTTAGTACATATGGAAATGCATCTTTGATATGGCAAGGAGAGGGATTTGCTCCCCCCATTCCTCAACTTATCCATCACCCAGTACATAATGAGATTTGGAAGACACCTATGGCTTTAAAAACCCTTAAGGCTTGCAATGGCCGTTATACTGAATATATCTTAAATGATCCTAAGGCAACttttaattttactaaaaattCTACTCCTACTATTCAGGCCTGTGTAAGATTACCTTTTGTATTTGTTAGGGCCAGCGATATAGAACATCTCTACTGGTCTTATAAATTGTATAAATTGTTCTTTTTATACTTGTTTAAACAATACCATTCCTTTCAGTGAATCTCGGcaaagtatgttttaaaaactcAGGTATTTGGATACCAGTGGATTTACAAAGAGACTGGCAAGAAAGCCCTACTCTTTATGCCATAGAAGAAATTATAAAAGcaacttttaaaagaacaaaaagatttATTGGTATGTTAATAGCAGCTATTCTGGGAATTATAGCAATAACCGCCACTACAGCAGTGGCCAGAATAGCATTGCATCAGTCTGTTCAAAGTGTTCATTTTGTACAAGAATGGCCTAAGGATGCAGACGTTCTTTGGCCCACTCaacaaaaaatagatgaaaaattgGCTTCACAAGTGGCTGACTTACAACATTCTGTTATTTTATTAGATAAATTGGTAAgtctacaaaaacaagactaaaaGTGTGACTGGAATTACACATCATTCTGTGTGACTGCACATAAATATAATCAATCAACTTTCAACTGGGATAAGGTTAAACGACATTTACTAAATCAAGGAAATATTACATTAGATATACAAGAATTACAACGTGACATCCTAGACATGTTTAATAAAAAACTTGATGTGATTACTGGCTCTTCTTTGCTTAATGCTCTAGCTGATGAACTGTCTTCCTAAATCCTCTCAAATCAAATCCTATGGTTATGACTTATAATTAGTTGCAGTGTTTTATTAATCATTCTGCTTTGTCTCTGTATGGTCTGGAGAAGAAtaagaagcagcagcaacagttagcCTTCTTGACTATATTCAATTATCTACAGAAACaaaaagggggagatgtaggagacaggCCTACTAAAAGGCCTGACCAAAGAGTTACACAATCCTGCTGAGAGGACATGACTCAGTATGTGACTCGTGAAGGAATCCAGGTGGGAACAGCaaacatcttgaaagcaggatgGCCACCTGGGGATGGAAAGCCATCAGCGGACTATTCCTGTCCTTGGTGCCTGGGAGGTGCATAAAGATTACCTGGGTCTCTGTCCTTGAGGCAGAAAAACAGggatacaaaaatattaaatgttagcTGCACAGGATTATCATTGAAGGCCACCTGGCCTGCTATGCTCACGTAAACACGTGCAAGCAAGTCTCAAAAAGTGTAATAAGGCAGACTTGAGATCAGTTTGGGCGCCTTCACCTCGTGGGGCTGTTTGTCCCCTGATCCCCACTGTAACTTTGAGTGTTTCTCACTCTTTCGCCACAGTGGCGCTTTGGGGAAATCTGTGCTGTCGAGCTggacagttttctcatttgtagtgATCTCATTGGATAGGGTGAGGTTTAAGCACTTTCTCACATTCATCGTTTTATTTAATCTCGCCAATCCTGCGAAGATACTTTGCAGTATCATCTCTGTTTATACACTTGGCCCTTGGATTGTAATGCCTAGCTTTAACTAGACTTGGTTCTAAGTGACCTTTTCTCCCCCCTGCCcctctgaagtgacttagctgttTATAAAACTCAGTCCAAAGATGTACCACTGATGCTCAAGGCATTGACACATGATCTCCAAGAAATGTTTCTGGTAATAGAAGGATAACTTGGACAGCCTTACAGTTCATAAGATGATTACTTTGGAGGAGCAGTGTTTATTTGGTTATGTAAATTGTGTGTGCTAATCACTTGTCACAGATATTTAGAATCGTCCCATTTATCTCTGCATGACTGGTTCTTTTTGTTCTGTTGAGTCTCACTTCATGTCAAAGAGGAGTTCCCTGATTCCATCCAAACCACCGtcaacatgttttattttcttcattataccTATGATAGTCtggattattttattcatttattgtttgtttacaGCTTTAACCCCAACACCCAGTTAAAATGTACACATAGTGAGAGCAGGGACCTTGCCAGTCTTGCTCAGTGCTATATCCCAGGGCCTAGAGCAGTGCCAATACATACttgttaaatgaacaaatgtttgaaatatttttgcaAGTCTCCAACTTTACCATGTTCACCCCAGAAATAAAATCAAGCAGGAGACACTGTTTAAAACGAAGCCATTTATTAATACAAAATTAAACCTGAGATAATAGAAAATAGCAACTCTTGGGAATTATAAAGGCATCAGCCCCATGCTCCACCCCCACTCCAGCAACACAAATAAAGTTGATTCCTACTGGACACTTCTACCACTAATAACCTCAAGCCTGCTGAGGCATACAGAGCAGGCTGGGCCCCAAACCACAGAAAATTCACATTACTTGCTTTCTCCACAGAGAAAGTGAAGCCCTTAGTTGGAGAGCCATGTGGCGGCTACTGGTTCTGCTTTCCCTTGTGGAAAGGTAGCACCTGGCTTACCTTGCTCTTCTGTGAATACTTTTGTGGTAAGAGGAATAAAGAAGAAAGTCTCGGAAGCACTGACCACAAACCAGGGATGAGTCTCCATCCACAATTGTTCCTAAACAACTGGCCTACTTTGTACATAAAAGTGCTAAGGTAATGCCAGTTGAACTGGTGTAATTAAACAAGTAAGAATGATTCTACACCTTGCATAACGATTGCCTACCCATTTTATTGCACATAATGAAATCTGAGTCCTAACTTTAGTTTACACTTGGGTAATACTGTATTTTGTATACAATATAAACCAGTGTCTGCATTTAAATAGCTTGCATGCTTACAAATCAGAGTCCTGAATTTGGCTTTTGTAAGAGTCCATACTATATCAAATTTTAACGTAAGTATTTTCAAAGGTCTGTCTTGTTCTTTTCTGCAAAAGTCCATATTGTTACGAAGGGCCCTTCTTTTTCTTGGCTGTTccttggagcatgtgggatcttagttcgggACCAGGGAACTAAGGATCAAACTTAAcccgctgcattggaaggcagagtcttaaacactagACTGCTAAGGAAGTTCTTGAAGGGcattttttattgaataaaatgaaaaaagggagttccctggtggtccagtggttgggactctgctctttcactgccACAGGCCCACATTcagtcccaggtcagggaactgaggtcccacaagctgtgtggcacagtcaaaaaaagaaaagaatcacccTGACAGTGAAATCCAGCCTAAATTATACCTTTGGTTGGCTACATCTTCAAAGGTCACAATAAGTGCAGGGCCCTAGTGGAAGcatcatatatgtatacatgaaaGTGCAAATCcaactgcgaccccatgaactacacatagtgcatggaattccccaggccagagtactggagtgggcagcctttcccttctccaggggattttcccaacccagggatcaaacccaggtctcccacattgcaggtggatcctttaccagctgagccacagggaagcccaatatatatatGAGCACCCCACATATATAAGTGTTGTGAGGTCTATGGCAGCATTTCCATTTTGTGGGATATTATATAGTTTCATGTCAGCCAAAAATTGTAAAGTCTCTGATCTTTACCCCATTCAAAGCAAGTgccattatgttttaaaataaacacttgaTGTTAGCTTTGATGTAAATAAATAGCTAgattttttgaatttaaaaacaaactggtATATCACACGTAGAACAGTTTAGCAGGctgttcaaaatattaaaaacaaaaccggATAGAAACCCAAGGTTCTATTATACATAGTCTATACTGAAGTCATAAGCATCATCTTCCTCTTCAATCTTTacaaccacagttcagttcagttgctcagtcgtgtccgactctttgcgaccccatgaattgcagcatgccaggcctccctgtccatcaccaacaactcccggggttcactcagactcacatccatcgagtcagtgatgccatccagccatctcatcctctgtcatccccttctcctcctgaccccaatccctcccagcatcagagtcttttccaatgagtcaactctttgcatgaggtggacaaagtactggagtttcagctttagcatcacatATGGTGggttagaggttaaagcatcctcctcgaatgcgggagacccgggttcgatccctgggtcgggaagatcccctggagaagggaatggcaccccactccagtactcttgcctggaaaatcccatggagggaggagcctggtaggctacagtccatggggtcgcaaagagtcggacatgactgagccacttcacttcacttcatatacacatgcatacacactaaACCAGATATATTGATAAACTGTGTGATTTCTCTAGTGATAATTCATTAATACAGCCAGTGTAGCTCTAAGATCCAAGGTGTTCTTTCTTGTCCCACTGCCCCAGAAAAAGCAGATGATCTCCCTCTCCATTAAGCTGTATGTTTAAACCACAGTAATAGAAGTGTTTGGCTACCTCCCCAAATCTAACAGCTTTTTATTTAGCCAGCCACTCATGATGGCTTAAATGTCTTGCTTCACCTCTCATCCCCTTGGGTTTAGGGCCTTGGATGGACTTCATAAAAATGTGGCCTCAGTAAGTACTAAAAAGTTATGCACTGTAACAATAATAGAATGGATTAAGTTGGAATGTTTATCCCACTTAAAAGTGCCACAGAATATGAGACAATACGAGATAATTACTAGAGCTATATTGCTGGGCTGTTTCTTCTACCATAATTTTCATGAGTTTTTTGGGGAAATGGACTTTTGTAGTATATAAAGATAATAAAGAGTTCATTAGGCAGACAGAAAAAGACCAAAGACCTATAAAAATTTGCACTTTGATTCACATTGACCTATGTTAACCTTTTGAAATGATAACTTTTTCTGCTGTCATTGGCACCCTGAGTCTCCATCTCTAAAATAGAGCAGGATGATTCCTTAAGTTGACATGATATTAGCCTCTGAATTTTTATATTCATGAGGTGAGAAGGAATTTCAGATATGCCCTAGATAGGAAGCAAATCAGCAGTAAGAAAAGGGGTCCAATCTCTAGCCAGTTTAATGCAAGTGGGAATGGTGGCAAGGCTACTCCATCTCCAACAGAAATTGTGGAAAACCAGGCAAAAGCCACTCAAAAAGGCTGACATGAAAGGCAAAGTGAGTGATAGAGAAAAATACAACTCCAGAGAGCCAGAACATAACCCACCAGGAGTTTTGCTTCACCACCAACATAAATAGTTTATAAAGCAAGAAATAGGAATAGAAATTAGGAAAAGGTATTGAATAATGAGTGGTTTAAAGAATACAGGAGAGGTTTTCATACTGTAAACCTGGCCCATCAGCCAACTACTAACATATCCCAAATCACGATTGAGAGGCTGAAAGAGCTAGAAAAATAAGgagttctttaaaaattctgttgaTCAGCACCTTGAATCAAATGGGAGTGTTTCAGGCTTCTGGTTCCCATTGAATCAAAAACTGGATGCCTCCATCTCTCCTTGAGAAGAGGCTCCATTACCGTAGGCTGAGACCCTGGCTACACATGATTAGAATAAAATATCAGTGGATATAACTTACTCCTTGGATTCATGGTAAGACAGTGTTCATTAAGGACTTGTGCACTGGATATCCTTCATGTCCCATGGTTGAATAAGGACTTCCATCTCCTTAGCTCTGTCAAGTTAAATACTTGGCAGTTAGAGATTTTGGTTCCTTTTCATGAAGATCTCCGTTAGGTAATCCCaaaatttcccctgaagtgtCTCATTGTTGTGGATCATGGCAGTGAGAGCTTCCCCCTGGTCCAGACCTTGCCAGTAATCTTGCAGCCACATCTCCTTCCAGCTGAAACATCAaaatgagagttggattatggaGCCTCAGTACAGCTATGAATCCTACCTTTCTCCCAATGGCCAAAGAAATCTTCAGCAGATACAGTGGTTTCTGGTTAGGACCAACGATCTGCTTTGAGGGAAGGAAATGTGAAGTAAATCCAGTACTAATCCAAGGGACAGGCAGTGAGCCCAAAACACAAATTCATTATCCAAgcacccccccaccacacacacacacatatcccagTGAGTTATATTTCCTGACTTGCCTGCTCTTGGTCTCTAAATGTGGAGGGAATTAAGAGGTAGGCAGAGCAGGGGCCgaactatggaaacagtaatCTTCCTAAGAAAAGCAAAGGCGTGTATTTAGATGGTTACTTTTTATATTACACCTGTTTCAGTAATCAAGAAGTGCAACCATATCCAGTGTCTAGATGAGCCATAAcctgaatgtttctttttttaatgttacacTTCTGATAAATCATAATATGTTCTGCACAAACTAGATACAAATTACCTGATGTAAATTACTGGATACAAATCCACTCCACTCCCAGGACCAAGCTGTGCCAGCCCTCTGCTGCCATCCACTGTCCAAGGTGATCTCTGCAGGTCATTCTAGCAGTCTCTCTCATAGTCTTTTATGGCCCCTCTGCTAACAGGCGTGGTTTGATGCAAGCGGCTTCGTTTTTCTACCCCATCTCCTATGCCGACCTTGTTTCCCAATGCCACCACCTTCTGCTGCCTCCTTCAGTCCTCTCCTCACTTCCCTTCCAATCCACATTGGCCACAATCATTAATCATCTTTTGAAAGCATCCCTTCTATTCTGTCTAGGACAAACATAATTTATCATCTAAATCAGGATAATTTTAAGAGTCAAAGGAGATGCTGTTAATAGCTACACCAAGTTAACAAGTATAAACCCTGATTACTGCAGGCAAACCTCCCTGGAAACACTAATGTATTTCTCATCCACAGCCCCACCATGTtgaagatgctcaataaacagcTGAATTGATTTTCAGGACAGTCCAGCTCCAAGACCTGGTATTCAGAATATGTATAACCTGGCCCAACTTTGTCCCTCATCACTTCCCTAAACAGGCCCTCTGCTCTAGTTGAAGCTTTTTTTGAATCACTACTACAAACACTGTTTATAAAAGCTGATTTTCGTATGTTGTTGCCCTCAATTACCTCTCACATTTTCTACTGCTCTTTCGCAATTTGTCTTCTCTTAGACTCTTGATACCTTAAAGGCATAGTGACCTCATGTCATAATTTCCTTATACAACATCCCCTCAGCACCCAGGGCTAGTTTATTGCCTGCAGGAAGCAAGTCTGTAAATCATTTGATTTGACAGCCCCAGGGGACCCCAGCTATCCTTACCTGTCATTCTCAGGAATCTCTTCCACACTGCCAAAGCCAGGTGTGGGCACTGGGCAGTCCATGTGTGAGGGCTGGGCAATATGAGGCTCAGGGACCGGGATGCTCCCAGGAGAGGCTGCGTGGGCCTTCTCGGCGTCCAGCCGCGCCAGTTCGTGGTCACAGACAAAACACTCGAAGCCGTTAAGGTAGTTAGGTAGTAAGGGGTCATTCACTCCCCATTCGCGCTGCTTCAAACTATCCAGAAGGAACTGGTTAGTGACGCCCCCAGGCTGCTTGTATGCCAAGTATTTCATGTATTCTTCATCATTTTTGTCCAGGAAGTCAATAAACTCTGCCAGCTTCTGCGGCGACTCAAAGTCGTCAATGAGGATGATGGAGTGGTTGTTCGGCATCCAGTCCCTCACAGAGGGAGAGCCGCGGTACACGGGCACAGCACCGAGGTGCATGGGGCGCCACAATTTTTCTGTCATGTAGTCGTCGCAGATGGCATTTTCGAGAGCCAAATGGAATTTATAGCGGGACAAGAAGGCCAAGAGCTCTGGATCCTCGGTGGTGGCTGTGGCTGTGTCCCGTAACCGCGGCGCGGGCAGCTCCCGATTCTGCAGGCACTTCCCATAGGAGTCCACCTGAGAGGGGTAGAGCACGGCCGTCAAGAGGGCACGGCACGTCGGCTAGGACACCAGGGGTCCTGGTCTCAGCCCCACGCGCCATCCTCCCCTCCCGCTCCGCCCGGCCCTCACCCACCGGAATGTAGCGCATGAGCTCGCGCACGTAGCGGTCTCGGTCCGCAGGCACGTCGCAGTGGGACTGCAGATAGAGCAGCGGCGCATAGCCGCGGCGGCGCCACTCTGCGCGCTCCTCGAGCGGAGGTGCCGCGCGGCGCAGGTAAGCGATCCCCGGCAGCCACTGCAGCGGCAGCGGGTAGTCCGAGTAGCGACTGAAGGTGGCGGTAAGATTGAAGAGGCGGATGCCTGGACCGTGGCTCAGCAAGAAGTTGTTGAGGGGCGACTCCTCGTGCAGAAGCGCCCAGCTCTGGTGCGCCAGGCGCGGAAGCGGCGCCTCGGACGCGCGGAAGTCGGTGCCGTAGAAGAGCAGCGCGCGCGTCCGCGAGTCTCTCCGCACCCGTCGGTCCCGGGACGCCACGCACGCCCCGCGCGAGCACTCGATGCGCTCCGAGTCGCCCGGGAAGTGAGGAAACAGCCCCGGGCTCCACCACAGCAGCACCGGCAAGTCCACCGCCTCCTCCCTCCCGGGCCGCGGGGCCCCCGGACTGCGAGCCACCCCCACTGCGCCCAGCGCCGAGGGAGGCCGGAAAACCGCGCCATCCCACGGCTCCGCCCACCCCGCCTCCCCGCCGGTCTTCCCCTCCGCCGCGAGTCCTGGGCCTCTGGTCGCACAGACACCAAGCACTCCCAGGACAGCAAGCACAGACCCCGTGCGGCCGGCCCCCATGTCTACTCTGGCGGCCGACGCCCGCAGCACCGGTCCCCGCCTGCCTCCGAGTAGCGATGGGACGAGGTCCTACGCCACAGGGGCATGTGGCGCATGCGCGGCTTAGCGGCCAGCTCAGCCGGCCACTTCCCGAGAGCCGCTAGTCCTGGCAGGAAGGACTGGAGGGAAAGTGATACGTGGCAGATAAAAATGACGCTTCTGGATacatcttaatttatttttatttctttacaaatTAAAGATGCAttgaaaaataaaccaatgaaGAGAAATGAGAGGTCCACAGCAGGGGCATCCCAGGCTGGG
This window encodes:
- the FUT11 gene encoding alpha-(1,3)-fucosyltransferase 11, with amino-acid sequence MGAGRTGSVLAVLGVLGVCATRGPGLAAEGKTGGEAGWAEPWDGAVFRPPSALGAVGVARSPGAPRPGREEAVDLPVLLWWSPGLFPHFPGDSERIECSRGACVASRDRRVRRDSRTRALLFYGTDFRASEAPLPRLAHQSWALLHEESPLNNFLLSHGPGIRLFNLTATFSRYSDYPLPLQWLPGIAYLRRAAPPLEERAEWRRRGYAPLLYLQSHCDVPADRDRYVRELMRYIPVDSYGKCLQNRELPAPRLRDTATATTEDPELLAFLSRYKFHLALENAICDDYMTEKLWRPMHLGAVPVYRGSPSVRDWMPNNHSIILIDDFESPQKLAEFIDFLDKNDEEYMKYLAYKQPGGVTNQFLLDSLKQREWGVNDPLLPNYLNGFECFVCDHELARLDAEKAHAASPGSIPVPEPHIAQPSHMDCPVPTPGFGSVEEIPENDSWKEMWLQDYWQGLDQGEALTAMIHNNETLQGKFWDYLTEIFMKRNQNL